One genomic segment of Mastomys coucha isolate ucsf_1 unplaced genomic scaffold, UCSF_Mcou_1 pScaffold22, whole genome shotgun sequence includes these proteins:
- the Clrn2 gene encoding clarin-2: MPGWFKKVWYGLASLLSFSSFLLIIIALSLPHWLSGKILCQTGVDLVNATDPELVKFIGDIYYGLFRGCKVRQCGLGGRQSQFTIFPNLVKEINAGLHITILLLLFLALALALVSMGFAILNIIQVPYRAVNGPGGICLWNVLAGGVVALAISSFMAAVKFHDLTERIANFQERLFQFVVVEEQYEESFWICVASASAHAANLVVVAISQIPLPEIKTKMEEATVTPEDILY, encoded by the exons ATGCCTGGATGGTTCAAAAAGGTGTGGTATGGGCTGGCATCTCtactcagtttctcttccttccttctgatcATCATTGCCTTGTCTCTGCCTCATTGGTTGAGTGGGAAAATCTTGTGTCAGACTGGAGTGGATTTGGTCAATGCCACAGACCCAGAACTGGTCAAATTCATTGGAGACATCTACTACGGGCTCTTCCGAGGATGCAAGGTGCGACAATGTGGACTTGGAGGCCGCCAGTCCCAGTTTACAA TCTTCCCGAATCTGGTGAAGGAGATCAATGCAGGCCTCCACATCACAAttctcttgctcctcttcctggCCTTGGCCCTGGCTCTGGTGAGCATGGGCTTTGCTATTCTGAACATCATTCAGGTCCCCTACAGAGCAGTCAATGGCCCTGGTGGTATCTGCCTTTGGAATGTCCTTGCAG GTGGAGTCGTGGCACTAGCCATCAGCAGCTTCATGGCTGCAGTGAAATTTCACGACCTGACAGAAAGGATTGCCAACTTCCAGGAGAGGCTCTTTCAGTTTGTAGTGGTGGAAGAACAGTATGAAGAATCATTTTGGATCTGTGTGGCGAGCGCCTCAGCCCACGCAGCAAACTTGGTTGTGGTGGCAATCAGTCAAATTCCCCTCCCAGAAATCAAGACTAAAATGGAAGAGGCCACCGTTACCCCCGAGGACATCTTATACTGA